One window of the Bernardetia sp. genome contains the following:
- a CDS encoding S41 family peptidase translates to MKTRNYIIGKLLLLFFVLSSCQEMVLGDEEANTPENNFEIFWKDFDNYYGLFHARNHNWDSIYTVYRPQVNSQTTDEELFAIFSEMIDYLDDSHTSLYNPQTEDLFRSGTSQKAKNELSIPLIKDKYIENTTDIPVIYEDEYYFYGNIKNKDIGYIYLNGIETDDIDLMDKILQEIGKHQAIILDIRSNFGGDDPVATAFAGRFANKENFIYTVQHRNGKEHNDFSDKIEYYTKPIGKENYSKPVIILTDNVTISAAEIFLLHMKSFPQVTQMGDTTSGDFSDISMRRFLPNGFQYRYSIMMFLLPNGQSLDGIGHIPNIYIRNSENDIKQQNDKVLQRAIEYLFEEYGIE, encoded by the coding sequence ATGAAAACTAGAAATTATATCATCGGAAAACTACTTTTATTATTTTTCGTGCTCTCTTCTTGCCAAGAAATGGTTTTGGGTGATGAGGAAGCCAATACACCAGAAAATAACTTTGAGATATTTTGGAAAGATTTTGATAATTATTACGGGCTCTTTCATGCAAGAAATCATAACTGGGATAGTATTTATACTGTGTATCGTCCACAAGTAAACAGCCAAACTACAGATGAAGAGCTATTTGCTATTTTTTCTGAAATGATAGATTATTTAGACGATTCTCATACGTCTTTATACAATCCACAAACTGAAGATTTATTTAGATCTGGAACATCACAAAAAGCAAAAAATGAGTTAAGTATTCCTCTCATTAAGGATAAATACATCGAAAACACAACTGACATACCAGTAATCTATGAAGACGAATATTATTTCTATGGTAATATCAAAAATAAAGATATTGGGTATATTTATCTAAATGGAATAGAAACAGATGATATTGATTTAATGGATAAGATATTACAAGAGATTGGCAAGCACCAAGCAATTATTTTAGATATCCGAAGTAATTTTGGTGGAGATGATCCTGTGGCAACAGCCTTTGCTGGGCGATTTGCTAACAAAGAGAACTTTATCTATACAGTACAGCATCGTAATGGAAAAGAACACAATGATTTTTCAGATAAAATAGAATATTATACCAAACCAATAGGAAAAGAAAACTATTCCAAGCCTGTTATTATCTTGACAGATAATGTTACCATCAGCGCAGCAGAAATATTTTTACTACACATGAAATCATTTCCACAGGTAACTCAAATGGGAGATACTACTTCGGGAGATTTTTCAGATATTAGCATGCGTCGCTTTCTGCCAAATGGTTTTCAGTATCGCTATTCTATTATGATGTTTTTGCTTCCAAACGGACAAAGTTTAGATGGAATAGGACACATACCAAATATTTACATTAGAAATTCTGAAAATGACATCAAACAGCAGAATGATAAAGTATTGCAAAGAGCTATTGAGTATCTATTTGAAGAGTATGGAATAGAGTGA